Proteins from a genomic interval of Actinoalloteichus hymeniacidonis:
- a CDS encoding adenylosuccinate synthase yields the protein MPAIVLIGAQWGDEGKGKATDLLGGSVQWVVRYQGGNNAGHTVVLPDGQDFALHLIPSGILTPQITNVIGNGVVIDPTVLLDELAGLEGRGVDTSKLLISADAHLIMPYHVAIDRVTERYLGKAKIGTTGRGIGPAYQDKVARVGVRVQDLLDEKILRQKVEAALEFKNQVLVKVYNRRALDVDEIVDGALESGARFAGRIADTRLLLNQALERGETVLLEGSQGTLLDVDHGTYPFVTSSNPTSSGAAVGSGIGPTRIDTVIGILKAYTTRVGSGPFPTELNDEMGERLRKTGGEVGVTTGRARRTGWFDAVIARYAQRVNGITDFFLTKLDVLSGLERVPVCVGYLVDGKRVDDMPMTQTDVHHAIPVYEELPGWWEDISHCRTYDELPAAAKAYVERLEELSGARVSAIGVGPGREQTIVRHELV from the coding sequence ATGCCCGCGATCGTGCTGATCGGCGCCCAATGGGGCGACGAGGGCAAGGGTAAAGCCACCGACTTGCTCGGTGGGAGTGTGCAGTGGGTGGTGCGGTACCAGGGCGGTAACAACGCCGGGCACACCGTCGTCCTACCCGACGGCCAAGACTTCGCCCTTCACCTCATCCCGTCCGGCATCCTCACCCCGCAGATCACCAACGTGATCGGCAACGGCGTGGTGATCGACCCCACCGTGCTGCTCGACGAGCTGGCGGGCCTGGAAGGCCGGGGTGTGGACACCTCGAAGCTGCTCATCTCGGCGGATGCGCACTTGATCATGCCGTATCACGTCGCCATCGACCGAGTGACCGAGCGCTACCTCGGCAAGGCGAAGATCGGCACCACCGGCCGGGGCATCGGACCCGCCTACCAGGACAAGGTCGCTCGTGTCGGCGTCCGGGTCCAGGACCTTCTCGACGAGAAGATCCTGCGGCAGAAGGTGGAGGCCGCCCTGGAGTTCAAGAACCAGGTCCTGGTGAAGGTCTACAACCGGCGGGCACTGGACGTCGACGAGATCGTCGATGGCGCGCTGGAGAGCGGCGCCCGCTTCGCAGGCCGGATCGCCGACACCCGCCTGTTGCTCAACCAGGCGTTGGAGCGCGGCGAGACCGTGCTGCTGGAAGGCTCGCAGGGCACCCTGCTCGACGTCGACCACGGCACCTACCCGTTCGTCACCTCGTCGAACCCCACCTCGAGTGGCGCGGCGGTCGGCTCCGGAATCGGTCCCACCCGGATCGACACGGTGATCGGCATCCTCAAGGCGTACACGACCCGGGTCGGCTCCGGCCCGTTCCCCACCGAGTTGAACGACGAGATGGGCGAGCGGCTGCGCAAGACCGGCGGCGAGGTCGGGGTCACCACCGGCCGGGCCCGGCGGACCGGTTGGTTCGACGCGGTCATCGCCCGATACGCACAGCGGGTCAACGGCATCACCGACTTCTTCCTCACCAAGCTGGACGTGCTCTCCGGCCTGGAGCGGGTGCCGGTGTGCGTCGGCTACCTGGTCGATGGCAAGCGCGTCGACGACATGCCGATGACCCAGACCGACGTGCACCACGCCATCCCGGTGTACGAGGAGCTGCCCGGTTGGTGGGAGGACATCTCGCACTGCCGCACCTACGACGAGCTGCCCGCTGCGGCGAAGGCCTACGTCGAGCGGCTGGAGGAGCTCTCCGGCGCCAGGGTCTCCGCGATCGGTGTGGGTCCCGGCCGGGAGCAGACGATCGTGCGACACGAGCTGGTCTGA